In Phlebotomus papatasi isolate M1 chromosome 1, Ppap_2.1, whole genome shotgun sequence, the following proteins share a genomic window:
- the LOC129799021 gene encoding probable cytochrome P450 12a4, mitochondrial encodes MVKMWSNAKVILRNGNCRVSQLSGILKVHTSSNENQHVATLEVDTVNVKPYNEIPGPSAFELVKSSSLPGGKYYKKDFVDFLSAFRQEYGDISKIPGVFGKNDIILVYDPEDFKTVFQTQGQYPIRRGIETIHHYRTKVRKDFYQGVIGFADQGKSWWDFRQKVNAVMMKPQITRKYVPSVDEVTQDFVKRLHSLRDKNMETPSDLYVELNMWALESIAQITLDTRLGIFDNSTNKNMHSLMNDLKVFFDLTYRLNFQLSFWKYFPTASYRKLTQSTDNMYKVIQHYVNIGIQKIKDDPDNEENEGVLKKLLEIDPKVATVMAMDALFAGVDSTSTATFSVLYVLAKNPEKQDKLRQELMKILPEKTSPLTVENMSNMPYLRACIKEALRLYPVTFGNFRSTGQDLVLKGYHIPKNTRILMGNQITQMEDKYFDKPYEFKPERWIRPPNSKMTCPVNATSHPFSYLPFGFGIRMCVGRRFAEMEIESLVSRLVRTYNIDWRYPDPKIKSLTINMPVSDLKLRLTELEE; translated from the exons ATGGTTAAGATGTGGTCAAATGCGAAAGTTATTTTGCGCAATGGCAATTGCAGAGTGTCTCAGTTAAGTGGAATTCTTAAAGTG CACACGTCATCAAATGAAAATCAGCATGTAGCAACTCTGGAAGTGGATACTGTTAATGTAAAGCCATACAACGAAATTCCTGGACCAAGTGCTTTTGAATTGGTCAAAAGTTCTTCTCTGCCAGGAGGAAAATATTATAAGAAGgattttgttgattttctcTCAGCGTTTAGACAAGAGTATGGAGATATTAGTAAAATTCCTGGAGTTTTTGGGAAAAATGATATAATTCTTGTGTACGATCCTGAAGACTTTAAGACCGTCTTTCAGACTCAAGGGCAGTATCCCATTAGAAGGGGGATTGAAACAATTCATCACTATCGGACAAAGGTCCGGAAGGACTTTTATCAAGGTGTGATTGGCTTTGCAGA TCAGGGAAAATCTTGGTGGGACTTTAGACAAAAAGTTAACGCTGTCATGATGAAACCGCAAATAACACGGAAATACGTTCCATCTGTTGACGAAGTCACTCAAGATTTTGTTAAGAGATTGCATTCTCTGAGAGATAAAAACATGGAAACTCCATCGGATTTGTATGTAGAATTAAATATGTGGGCTCTCGAATCAATTGCCCAAATTACACTGGACACTAGACTTGGAATCTTTGATAATTCAACAAACAAAAATATGCATAGTCTTATGAATGACCTTAAAGTCTTCTTTGACCTAACATACCGGCTGAATTTTCAACTAtccttttggaaatattttcctACCGCTTCTTATCGCAAACTCACACAGAGCACAGATAATATGTATAA AGTTATTCAACATTATGTAAATATTGGGATTCAAAAAATCAAGGATGATCCCGATAATGAGGAAAATGAGGGAGTTCTTAAGAAACTCTTGGAAATTGATCCAAAAGTTGCAACAGTCATGGCGATGGACGCATTATTTGCTGGAGTTGATTCA ACGTCAACAGCAACATTCTCCGTTTTATATGTTTTGGCTAAGAACCCTGAGAAGCAGGATAAATTGAGACAAGAGTTGATGAAGATTCTACCAGAGAAGACGTCTCCACTTACTGTAGAGAATATGAGTAATATGCCCTATCTCAGGGCTTGCATCAAAGAAGCTTTGAGGTTGTATCCAGTGACCTTTGGGAACTTCCGCTCAACAGGACAGGATCTTGTTCTCAAGGGATATCACATCCCTAAAAAT ACTAGAATCCTGATGGGTAATCAAATAACTCAAATGGAggataaatattttgataaaccGTATGAATTTAAACCAGAGCGATGGATTCGACCACCAAACAGCAAGATGACTTGTCCAGTGAATGCAACTTCTCATCCCTTCTCCTACCTTCCTTTTGGCTTCG GTATACGTATGTGCGTTGGTCGTAGATTTGCAGAGATGGAAATTGAGTCCCTGGTGAGTCGATTGGTGAGAACCTATAATATTGATTGGAGGTATCCTGATCcgaaaattaaaagtttaacaATTAATATGCCAGTTAGCGATCTGAAATTACGCTTAACAGAACTTGAAGAATAA